The following coding sequences are from one Triticum aestivum cultivar Chinese Spring chromosome 5A, IWGSC CS RefSeq v2.1, whole genome shotgun sequence window:
- the LOC123103387 gene encoding protein NEDD1: MGFVDPAAPLLATCGGDTVKLFDVTVESGDPCVLAYSPAPGHPVNAVKWNHTNLIVASAGDDKKISLWHKKGQNVGQLPTSTVDRGDDIEESIYSISFSNKGSRYLCSGGSGHIVRIWDLQRKRCIKWLSGHTDTITGVMYNCKDEHLASISMKGDLILHNLASGARAAELSDPNGQVLRVLDYSRNSRHILATAGDDGSVHLWDTTARTPKVSWLKQHSAPTSGVCISPSSDKIIATVGLDKKLYTLDSASRRATHTIPHDAPFSSLAYNDDGTILAAGTNSGRVVFYDVRGKPQPLTILRAYNSSEAVTSLCWQRAKPVIVSENSSSEVALLGGTSEDSILMPDPLPSATPSTFPSGAGITSLRSSLTGNTSGFLSTSKSSTAEETPYRARPLSGGPLSKLQAPRGNFSIKDDMDVFSPLVDVQPFTPSSNSWWDEHGSDEAKKDDKSGDKKLSATRKFQYMEGNSEPHPISDWRSNSVSRQDGASSASSSPVPSWKSEPSISPPESSTGNALPDRLTHRQQISRFGQSAFQTGSLAFAGLQDSASSTSLSLKGSLTSNILMNLQNKGILSNAQSSLETSSGSLQASVSSSFMSKTVPSVNSDLPGAALPKSAWKPSTLTDRLSTSSVFSEGLASAFGSPKSKKTGAETKDELLTSLLSRQEAPMTSSSGSLLASNGVVPPQLPTSGSSADQQGASSFSLQYVQRMLEESLGSVHKSIHEDVRNLHIELLRQFHMQEMETSGVMNLVLEKLEGLTKEVQQLRRENQQLRHQLL; this comes from the exons ATGGGGTTCGTGGATCCGGCGGCGCCGCTGCTCGCCACGTGCGGCGGCGACACGGTGAAGCTCTTCGACGTCACGGTGGAGTCCGGCGACCCCTGCGTCCTCGCCTACTCCCCCGCTCCCGGCCACCCCGTCAACGCCGTCAAGTGGAACCACACCA ATCTAATCGTAGCAAGTGCTGGGGATGATAAAAAGATCTCATTGTGGCATAAAAAGGGTCAAAATGTAGGACAGCTACCGACATCAACTGTTGATCGTGGGGATGACATTGAG GAATCCATATATTCCATCAGTTTTAGCAACAAAGGTTCTCGATATCTTTGTTCTGGTGGGAGTGGCCATATTGTTAGGATATGGGATTTGCAACGGAAGAGATGTATCAAATGGCTAAGTGGTCACACTGACACCATTACTGGTGTAATGTATAACTGCAAAGATGAACATTTGGCATCAATAAGCATGAAGGGCGACCTGATTCTTCACAATCTTGCTTCTGGAGCACGTGCTGCTGAACTTAGTGATCCAAATGGACag GTTTTGAGAGTGCTCGATTATTCACGTAATAGTAGGCATATATTGGCGACAGCAGGCGATGATGGTTCTGTGCATCTTTGGGATACAACCGCGAGGACTCCAAAG GTCTCATGGCTGAAGCAACATTCTGCACCCACAAGTGGTGTTTGTATCTCACCCTCCAGTGACAAG ATAATTGCTACAGTTGGCCTCGATAAGAAGCTATACACACTCGATTCTGCATCAAGAAGAGCAACACACACTATTCCTCATGATGCCCCTTTCTCATCATTGGCATATAATGATGATGGCACAATATTGGCAGCTGGCACAAATAGTGGGCGTGTGGTATTCTATGATGTTCGGGGCAAACCCCAGCCATTGACAATTCTTCGTGCATACAATAGCTCAGAG GCTGTGACAAGTTTATGCTGGCAACGGGCAAAGCCTGTCATTGTTAGCGAGAACAGTTCTTCAGAAGTTGCCCTTCTGGGGGGAACTAGTGAAGATTCTATTCTTATGCCAGATCCTTTGCCTTCAGCAACACCTTCAACTTTTCCATCTGGAGCAGGCATTACGAGTCTTCGCTCTTCTTTGACAGGGAACACAAGTGGATTTCTTTCCACTTCAAAATCTTCTACTGCAGAGGAAACTCCATATAGGGCCCGTCCATTGTCTGGTGGACCATTATCAAAGCTACAGGCTCCTCGTGGCAACTTCAGTATAAAGGATGATATGGATGTATTTTCTCCACTTGTTGATGTCCAGCCTTTCACACCATCCAGCAACAGCTGGTGGGATGAGCACGGGAGTGATGAAGCAAAAAAAGATGATAAATCTGGAGATAAGAAATTATCAGCAACTAGGAAGTTCCAGTATATGGAAGGGAACAGTGAGCCACATCCAATCTCGGACTGGAGGTCTAATTCCGTTTCAAGACAG GATGGCGCCTCATCTGCGAGTAGCTCACCCGTGCCATCATGGAAGAGTGAACCATCTATCTCCCCACCAGAATCATCAACTGGAAATGCATTGCCCGACAGGCTAACACATCGTCAACAAATCTCACGCTTTGGGCAATCAGCCTTTCAGACTGGCAGTTTGGCGTTTGCAGGTTTACAGGATTCAGCTTCATCCACCAGTCTCTCATTGAAAGGTTCTCTAACAAGTAACATTTTAATGAACTTACAAAACAAGGGCATCTTGAGCAATGCGCAGTCTTCCCTAGAGACATCATCTGGTAGCCTACAGGCTTCAGTTTCCTCATCCTTTATGTCCAAGACCGTGCCATCGGTGAATTCTGATTTGCCAGGAGCAGCACTTCCCAAATCCGCATGGAAACCCTCAACTTTGACTGATAGATTGAGCACATCCTCTGTTTTTAGTGAAGGGTTAGCTTCAGCATTTGGTTCGCCAAAATCAAAGAAGACTGGAGCAGAAACAAAAGATGAACTGCTTACTAGTCTATTATCAAGACAGGAGGCACCAATGACCTCTTCGTCTGGAAGCCTTCTAGCAAGCAAC GGGGTGGTGCCACCTCAATTGCCAACCTCAGGTTCGTCAGCTGATCAACAGGGAGCTTCTTCATTCTCCCTTCAGTATGTTCAGCGCATGCTCGAGGAATCTCTCGGATCGGTTCACAAGTCTATACATGAGGATGTGAGAAATCTCCACATTGAACTTCTAAGACAGTTTCACATGCAGGAG ATGGAAACATCTGGCGTTATGAACTTGGTCCTGGAGAAGCTGGAAGGCCTGACCAAGGAAGTGCAGCAACTGAGAAGGGAAAACCAGCAGCTCCGGCATCAGCTTCTCTGA
- the LOC123103388 gene encoding vacuolar protein sorting-associated protein 32 homolog 2 has translation MFNRLFGKPKEQANAGALATLDKLNETLDMLEKKEKVLEKKAGAELERAKEFSKAKNKRAAIQSLKRKKLYEQQIEQLGNFQLRIHDQMIMLEAAKATTETVDALRTGAKAMKAMQKATNIDDVDKTMDEINEQTENMKQIQDALSAPLGASADFDEDELEAELEELEGAELESQLLEPVVTIPIHTTPVPGKAQPTRPAPQKASAEEDELAALQAEMAL, from the exons ATGTTCAACAGGTTATTTGGGAAGCCCAAGGAGCAGGCCAACGCCGGCGCGTTGGCCACTTTGGATAAGTTAAACGAG ACTCTTGATATGCTGGAGAAGAAAGAGAAAGTGTTAGAGAAAAAAGCAGGTGCGGAGCTTGAGAGGGCCAAGGAGTTCTCAAAAGCAAAGAATAAAAGAG CGGCTATCCAATCATTGAAGAGGAAAAAACTTTATGAGCAGCAAATTGAGCAGCTTGGGAATTTCCAGTTGAGAATCCATGATCAG ATGATCATGTTAGAAGCTGCTAAAGCTACCACAGAGACTGTTGATGCATTGAGGACTGGAGCTAAAGCTATGAAAGCTATGCAAAAAGCAAC AAATATCGATGATGTCGACAAGACTATGGACGAAATTAATGAACAGACAGAAAACATGAAACAAATACAAGATGCTCTGTCAGCTCCTCTTGGAGCTTCTGCTGATTTTGACGAG GATGAACTGGAAGCGGAGCTGGAAGAGTTGGAGGGAGCAGAGTTGGAATCTCAACTACTGGAGCCTGTTGTAACTATTCCTATTCATACGACACCCGTCCCAGGCAAGGCACAACCAACTCGTCCTGCTCCACAGAAAGCATCGGCTGAGGAGGATGAGCTTGCTGCACTGCAAGCTGAAATGGCATTGTGA